One Vicia villosa cultivar HV-30 ecotype Madison, WI linkage group LG5, Vvil1.0, whole genome shotgun sequence genomic window, TTTCACACAACTAACACATTTCATCTCTTCTATCTATGTATATCTGACAGAGTCATGGAAAAACTAAAGCACAGATCCATGGATCCAATCTTCATTCTCTTACTAATTCTACTCACTGCTCCATCACTATCTCTAGCAGATCTCGATTCCGAACGAGCTGCATTACTAGCTCTCCGTTCCTCCGTCGGCGGCCGAACCCTTTTCTGGAACGCTACCAACCAAACTCCATGCAACTGGGCCGGTGTCCAATGCGACGACAACCGTGTCGTCGAGCTTCATCTCCCCGGCGTCGCTCTCTCCGGTCAAATACCTACCGGCATATTCTCCAACCTAACTCACCTCCGTACTCTCAGTCTTCGTTTCAATGCTCTCACTGGTTCACTCCCTTCAGATCTCGCTTCCTGTGTCAACCTCAGGAACCTTTATCTCCAACGAAACCTTCTCTCCGGCGAAATCCCTCTCTTTCTCTTTAACTTACCCGATTTGGTTCGACTCAACATGGGGTTTAACAACTTCTCAGGTCCCATTTCAACCTCATTCAACAACTTCACCAGACTCAAAACCCTCTACCTTGAAAACAACCACCTTTCAGGCTCTATACCGGAACTCACTCGTTTGAGCCTCGATCAGTTCAATGTCTCTAACAATATCTTAAACGGCTCTGTTCCCGTTAAGCTTCGGACTTTCCCTCAAGATTCCTTTTTGGGAAATTCTCTATGCGGTAGACCTCTTTCTCTTTGCCCCGGGGAGACTGATGATTCCTCTCCTTTCACTGCCGACGGAGGTAATGCcagtaagaagaagaaaaacttgTCTGGAGGAGCCATTGCGGGAATTGTCATTGGATCTATCGTGTTTCTTCTTTTGCTCGTTTTCCTTTTCATCTTCTTATGTAGGAAAAAGAGCAGCAAGACAACCAGTGCTGTTGATGTTGCTACCGTGAAGCATTCTGAATCTGATGTTCCTCGTGACAAGTCTATTCCGGACATGGAGAACGGGAACGGATTCGCTTCATCTACTGCCGCTGCTGCCGCGGCAGTGGTTGCAGTCAACAAGGTTGAAGCTAATGGAAATGGAAACGCTGCTGGTGGAGCTAAGAAGTTGATATTTTTTGGGAATGCACCGAGGGCTTTTGATCTAGAGGATCTGTTGAGGGCTTCGGCCGAGGTGTTGGGTAAAGGGACATTCGGGACAGCATATAAGGCGGTTTTGGAGTCAGGGCCGGTGGTGGCGGTGAAAAGGTTGAAGGATGTGACGATAAATGAGAAGGAGTTCAGAGAGAAAATTGAAGCAGTTGGAGCAGTGGATCATCAGAGTTTGGTGCCTTTAAGAGCTTACTATTTTAGCAGAGATGAGAAACTTCTTGTTTATGATTACATGTCAATGGGAAGCCTCTCTGCACTTTTGCATGGTCAGTTTCTTCCACAACCAATTTACCTTTTGTGTTTATTTATGCCTTTTGGGAATGCATGATACTATGATGAATGCCATTACATTAGAATGTAGAGTAATTTAGGAATTAGAGTCTGAGTTATGATGTTTGCCTCTTAAATACCCGTT contains:
- the LOC131603938 gene encoding probable inactive receptor kinase At1g48480 — encoded protein: MEKLKHRSMDPIFILLLILLTAPSLSLADLDSERAALLALRSSVGGRTLFWNATNQTPCNWAGVQCDDNRVVELHLPGVALSGQIPTGIFSNLTHLRTLSLRFNALTGSLPSDLASCVNLRNLYLQRNLLSGEIPLFLFNLPDLVRLNMGFNNFSGPISTSFNNFTRLKTLYLENNHLSGSIPELTRLSLDQFNVSNNILNGSVPVKLRTFPQDSFLGNSLCGRPLSLCPGETDDSSPFTADGGNASKKKKNLSGGAIAGIVIGSIVFLLLLVFLFIFLCRKKSSKTTSAVDVATVKHSESDVPRDKSIPDMENGNGFASSTAAAAAAVVAVNKVEANGNGNAAGGAKKLIFFGNAPRAFDLEDLLRASAEVLGKGTFGTAYKAVLESGPVVAVKRLKDVTINEKEFREKIEAVGAVDHQSLVPLRAYYFSRDEKLLVYDYMSMGSLSALLHGNKGAGRTPLNWEMRSSIALGAAQGIEFLHSQGPNVSHGNIKSSNILLTKSYEAKVSDFGLAQLVGPSSTPNRVAGYRAPEVTDPRKVSQKADVYSFGVLLLELLTGKAPTHALLNEEGVDLPRWVQSVVREEWTSEVFDLELLRYQNVEEEMVQLLQLAVDCAAQYPDKRPSMSDVVRSIEELRRSSLKDEQDQIQHDNNDIEL